A single window of Paroedura picta isolate Pp20150507F chromosome 8, Ppicta_v3.0, whole genome shotgun sequence DNA harbors:
- the NDUFB5 gene encoding NADH dehydrogenase [ubiquinone] 1 beta subcomplex subunit 5, mitochondrial: protein MNLAYPPSGLPDSAMAAMSLLFRAAAALGSRRPLACSAVWGRVSLLGRAASRCGVIAPVRHSSHGKRLFFIKSTEFYDKRFLRLLRFYIMLTGIPILVFASLVNVFIGEAELAEIPEGYVPDHWEYYKHPITRWMAQYLFDPPEKEYEKVLAWLQVEGEKIDLRKKEKEVYFLMKRRGDGPWFQYDTINTNLIDYGPKSTPDN, encoded by the exons ATGAATCTCGCTTACCCCCCTTCGGGCTTGCCAGATTCAGCTATGGCAGCCATGAGCCTCTTGTTTCGAGCCGCGGCCGCTTTGGGGTCCCGGCGGCCCTTGGCTTGCTCAGCGGTCTGGGGTCGCGTCTCCTTGCTGGGCAGGGCCGCCAGTCGCTGCGGAGTCATTG CTCCAGTGCGCCACAGCAGTCATGGGAAGAGACTGTTTTTTATCAAGTCAACGGAGTTTTATGATAAGCGATTCCTACGCTTGTTG AGATTTTATATTATGTTAACTGGAATACCCATACTCGTCTTTGCATCCCTTGTCAATGTCTTCAttg GTGAAGCTGAGCTGGCCGAGATTCCGGAAGGTTATGTTCCAGACCATTGGGAGTATTATAAA caTCCCATAACTAGGTGGATGGCACAGTACCTTTTCGACCCACCTGAAAAAGAATATGAAAAGGTCTTGGCTTGGCTTCAGGTTGAAGGGGAGAAAATCGACTTAAG gaagaaggagaaggaagtgtATTTCCTCATGAAAAGAAGGGGGGATGGACCGTGGTTTCAATACGATACCATCAACACGAACCTCATCGATTACGGTCCTAAATCCACACCTGACAACTGA